The genome window CTTCCTGCGCCGCGCGACTCGGCGAGCCATTCATAATTCAGTAGCACATCTGGGCCGTATGGGAGCCCGGCGGCCCCAAATGCTTGTGCAACACCTCAGCCAAAACTTCCCTGTCCCCAACTTCGCATTCCCATACAACCAATGGCGACCATCCCAATTCTTTGAGTCTTGAAAGGGCTGCTAGATCTCTTTCCACGTTACGATCCAGCTTGGCTTCCCACCATTCCCTGCGTGTGCGGGGCAGTACTGAATTTCGGCAGCCATGGCGATGCCAAAAGCACCCATGCACAAAAATTATCTTTCGACGGCCGGGAAAGACGATATCCGGGTGCCCGGGCAGGTCTTTGCGATGAAGCCGGAACCTATAGCCGAGCTGGTATAGTAATTGGCGCACGATGTGTTCGGGTTTGGTGTCCCGCGATCGGATGGCGGACATGTTCCGGCGTCGGGATTCCGGCACATCCGCAAAATCCGGCGGTTTAGGTTTTTGCGATTTTTGCGATGGGGCGTGTGGGGACATAGGAGGACCGTTAACTGAAAATACTTGAGAGACAAGCTTGATCTTTGGTGCTGAACTTTCCCGGATTTTTTCCGGTCACTATGCCACTGAGAACTCATCCGCCTATCAGGCATTTTTTGGAGGCCTACGCGCTTGGTCTAGTTCCTATGTTTCTCCTTCGTGGTTTTGGGCTCGTGCGCTGTGGTGTTCCTAAAGCACAAGCTATCGTTTCCGATCTTTAGGATGTGGAATCATAGGTGCGGTCGAGCAGCGCGTTCGTATCGTGGCATCCCCGACTGCGCCGGCCCATTCGCCGAAGCTCAAGTTGGTGGATGAAAATGGCTGGATCAACCAAGAGGTGATACTGAAACTAACAATCAACCTTTTCAGGGTAACTCAG of Rhizobium sp. BT04 contains these proteins:
- a CDS encoding very short patch repair endonuclease; the encoded protein is MSPHAPSQKSQKPKPPDFADVPESRRRNMSAIRSRDTKPEHIVRQLLYQLGYRFRLHRKDLPGHPDIVFPGRRKIIFVHGCFWHRHGCRNSVLPRTRREWWEAKLDRNVERDLAALSRLKELGWSPLVVWECEVGDREVLAEVLHKHLGPPGSHTAQMCY